Part of the Candidatus Eisenbacteria bacterium genome is shown below.
CGGGTAGTGGTGCAGGACGATCTCGGCCATGGCTCACCTCCGATGCTCCGGAGGCTAGCCGAGGGTCCGCTACGAGACTTTGCGAATCTTGCGGCGACGCATCTCGCGCGGGGTGCACCCCAGGGTCTGCCGGAACGAGCGGTTGAAGTTCGCGAGGTCGGCGAACCCCGCCTCGTAGGCGACGTCGGTCACGGCCCGATCGGTATCGAGCAGCAGCGCGGCCGCCCGCCCGAGGCGCGTCTGTACGAGGTACTGATGTGGCGTGACGCCGAGGGCGCGCTTGAACGAGCGCAGGAAGTGGAAGGGGGACAGGCGCGCGTGCGCCGCCAGCTCGGCGAGCGAGAGGGGCTCGGCGGCACGCTCGTCGATCACGCGACAGACGGCGACGGCGCGACGCTGCTCCGCCCAGGTGATCGGCTGCGGCGCGCGCGTCCGCTCGCTCTGGCTGCGCAGGACGTCGGCGGCGAGCGCCCGCGCGACTTCCTCTGCCGACGGCGGCACGG
Proteins encoded:
- a CDS encoding AraC family transcriptional regulator, which encodes MPGEGLPSRQIGSFADLHLTDRVCRFGPEDRPFEERHTAFTVAVVVEGTFQYRVGKAPVTLTPGSVILGTAGQDFVCSHEHGRGDRCVSIDFTPEALEDVARSTGARDARFHHATLPRNARHFAAARMLLAGGDPVPPSAEEVARALAADVLRSQSERTRAPQPITWAEQRRAVAVCRVIDERAAEPLSLAELAAHARLSPFHFLRSFKRALGVTPHQYLVQTRLGRAAALLLDTDRAVTDVAYEAGFADLANFNRSFRQTLGCTPREMRRRKIRKVS